In Candidatus Dormiibacterota bacterium, one genomic interval encodes:
- a CDS encoding glycerol-3-phosphate acyltransferase, which produces MHAPVTTWTVAAMGLLAYLVGGIPVGLLLVRITRPGVDVRTLGSGNIGTSNIYRNVDAGLAIAVGPLQFLQGLLPVWLATRAGFPLAVVGLTAVCSVIGNGWPVYAHFHGGRGIAVATGAVAAMSLAGLAALLACFALGALSRQIAVGVLAGFLLLPPVGALLAGRAQATAFAALLVLVLLRRLEGALTDARREGDPWRMLALRLTRDQRPGRPLVGRRTDG; this is translated from the coding sequence ATGCATGCGCCGGTGACGACCTGGACGGTGGCGGCGATGGGGTTGCTCGCCTACCTGGTCGGGGGCATCCCCGTCGGTCTGCTGCTGGTGCGGATCACCCGTCCCGGGGTGGACGTCCGCACCCTCGGCAGCGGGAACATCGGCACCTCCAACATCTACCGCAACGTCGACGCGGGGCTGGCGATCGCGGTGGGGCCGCTGCAGTTCCTCCAGGGGCTGCTGCCGGTGTGGCTCGCCACCCGCGCCGGCTTTCCCCTCGCGGTGGTCGGCCTCACCGCGGTGTGCTCGGTGATCGGCAACGGCTGGCCGGTCTACGCCCACTTCCACGGGGGTCGGGGCATCGCCGTCGCCACCGGCGCGGTGGCGGCGATGAGCCTCGCCGGGCTGGCCGCGCTGCTCGCCTGCTTCGCCCTCGGCGCGCTCAGCCGCCAGATCGCCGTCGGGGTGCTCGCCGGGTTCCTGCTGCTCCCGCCGGTGGGGGCGCTGCTGGCGGGCCGGGCGCAGGCGACCGCCTTCGCCGCGCTGCTGGTGCTGGTGCTGCTCCGGCGCCTCGAGGGGGCGCTCACCGACGCCCGCCGCGAGGGCGACCCCTGGCGGATGCTGGCGCTGCGGCTCACTCGCGACCAGCGCCCGGGGCGGCCGCTGGTGGGCCGGAGGACGGACGGGTAG
- a CDS encoding lysophospholipid acyltransferase family protein yields MARALGPARYAVADAVGLCAWASARGQRRQVAANHRRNDPGIDEREARRRARRSYREYGRTIADFLWALQLDSARVSRHTRIVGASNVLSLHEQGRGGILVLGHYGSWDMAANVAVAYGVGLTTVMAPVGPPAITDLVLWAREGNQLEVFTPESAARGLLRALRRGRFLCLLCDIPGGGPTVVVDYCGGPVEFTAAPARLARVSGAPLLPAVCRRAEGGYELEIHPPMAVGRGDDDAEVMQRVASTLEVAVRRHPEQWYPFGEVYADPA; encoded by the coding sequence CTGGCGCGTGCGCTCGGTCCCGCCCGGTACGCCGTCGCCGACGCCGTCGGGCTCTGCGCCTGGGCCTCGGCGCGCGGACAGCGCCGGCAGGTCGCGGCCAACCACCGCCGCAACGACCCCGGCATCGACGAGCGCGAGGCCAGGCGCCGCGCCCGCCGGTCCTATCGCGAGTATGGACGCACCATCGCCGACTTTCTCTGGGCCCTCCAGCTCGACAGTGCGAGGGTGTCGCGCCACACCCGGATCGTGGGCGCCTCGAACGTCCTCTCGCTGCACGAGCAGGGTCGCGGAGGCATCCTCGTTCTCGGCCACTACGGCAGCTGGGACATGGCCGCCAACGTGGCGGTGGCCTACGGGGTCGGGCTGACCACGGTGATGGCGCCGGTCGGCCCGCCGGCGATCACCGACCTGGTGCTCTGGGCCCGCGAGGGCAACCAGCTCGAGGTGTTCACCCCCGAGAGCGCCGCCCGCGGGCTGCTCCGGGCGCTGCGCCGCGGGCGCTTCCTCTGCCTGCTGTGCGACATCCCCGGCGGCGGGCCCACGGTGGTGGTCGACTACTGCGGCGGCCCGGTGGAATTCACCGCCGCCCCCGCCCGGCTGGCCCGGGTGTCCGGGGCTCCGCTCCTGCCCGCCGTCTGCCGGAGGGCGGAGGGGGGATACGAGCTCGAGATCCACCCCCCGATGGCGGTGGGGCGAGGGGATGACGACGCCGAGGTGATGCAGCGGGTGGCGTCCACGCTCGAGGTCGCGGTGCGCCGCCATCCCGAGCAGTGGTACCCGTTCGGCGAGGTCTACGCTGATCCGGCGTGA
- a CDS encoding proton-conducting transporter membrane subunit has translation MYNLAWAVVLVPLAACILSYLPEVPRRAALFCIAGTGVTLLLSLVLLVYRLGHNNAAPYQSVITFITFAPNQDLGGGVVGDFHPQLGIRVDGLSAVMMPVVALISLLVQIHSVVSMRGDAGLRRYFALLTLSTFAMLAFVSSPNYFHLYVMWELVAVCSWLLIGHWWDRPEVLRAARRAFLVTRVGDVALLLALVVTYVKFASNVALLPNPPGQDLNDPLSFTVLGQEWHRGHLGAVAGVGPRTLVITALLLLLAAAVTSAQLPVQSWLAGTAEAPPPAAALIQSATVATMGVFLVARAYPLFLEVPQVLAGLAVLGALSAVAGAVMALGHTDMQRIIAYATSSHLGLAFVGLGVGALSAGVFHLFTQAWAVALLVLAAANVARAYGTRDIRQLGGVWERMPWTSRAMLAGCASSAGVVLLSGFWSLDGVVGGVLRNRLPNGASAPGVIQALLLIAVLAAMGLGALALVRMFGVAMLGAPARRRGFQPEKVREAPRGMRTPLIVLGGISVVVGLAGIPGIRATFGNVVFAGATPQHEPFSVVALLLTALLGTGGAAVGWQIWARRDQAAAGLAARVAAAVPLGAAAAALEPLRARAAELLITRPAALPPLLERRVVDPVTDAVADGLEVAAGGARRLQTGRLSSYLLTAVAATALLALGVTLAATGHLPGVGASR, from the coding sequence ATGTACAACCTGGCGTGGGCGGTGGTGCTGGTGCCCCTCGCGGCCTGCATCCTGAGCTACCTGCCCGAGGTGCCACGGCGCGCCGCCCTGTTCTGCATCGCCGGCACCGGGGTGACCCTGCTCCTCTCCCTGGTGCTGCTCGTCTACCGGCTCGGGCACAACAACGCCGCGCCCTACCAGTCGGTGATCACGTTCATCACCTTCGCCCCCAACCAGGACCTCGGCGGCGGGGTGGTGGGCGACTTCCATCCCCAGCTGGGCATCCGCGTCGACGGGCTGAGCGCGGTGATGATGCCGGTGGTGGCGCTGATCAGCCTGCTGGTGCAGATCCACTCGGTGGTGTCGATGCGGGGCGACGCCGGGCTGCGCCGCTACTTCGCGCTCCTCACCCTCAGCACCTTCGCGATGCTGGCCTTCGTCTCCAGCCCCAACTACTTCCACCTCTACGTGATGTGGGAGCTGGTGGCGGTCTGCTCCTGGCTGCTGATCGGCCACTGGTGGGACCGGCCGGAGGTGCTGCGCGCCGCCCGGCGGGCCTTCCTCGTCACCCGCGTGGGCGACGTCGCGCTGCTGCTCGCGCTCGTGGTCACCTACGTCAAGTTCGCCTCCAACGTCGCCCTGCTGCCGAACCCCCCCGGCCAGGACCTCAACGACCCGCTGAGCTTCACCGTGCTCGGCCAGGAGTGGCACCGGGGACACCTCGGCGCCGTCGCCGGCGTGGGCCCGCGCACCCTGGTGATCACCGCCCTGCTGCTGCTGCTCGCGGCCGCGGTCACGTCGGCCCAGCTGCCGGTGCAGAGCTGGCTCGCCGGCACCGCCGAGGCCCCCCCGCCGGCGGCGGCGCTGATCCAGTCCGCGACCGTCGCCACCATGGGGGTGTTCCTGGTGGCGCGCGCCTACCCGCTGTTCCTCGAGGTGCCGCAGGTGCTGGCCGGCCTCGCGGTGCTGGGCGCGCTCAGCGCGGTGGCCGGCGCGGTGATGGCGCTGGGCCACACCGACATGCAGCGGATCATCGCCTACGCCACCTCCAGCCACCTCGGCCTCGCGTTCGTGGGGCTGGGGGTGGGCGCGCTGAGCGCCGGGGTGTTCCACCTGTTCACCCAGGCGTGGGCGGTGGCGCTGCTGGTGCTCGCCGCCGCCAACGTCGCCCGCGCCTACGGCACCCGCGACATCCGCCAGCTGGGCGGGGTCTGGGAGCGGATGCCCTGGACCTCCCGCGCCATGCTCGCCGGCTGCGCCAGCTCGGCGGGGGTGGTGCTGCTCTCCGGCTTCTGGTCGCTCGACGGCGTGGTCGGCGGGGTGCTCCGCAACCGGCTGCCCAACGGCGCCTCCGCCCCCGGGGTGATCCAGGCGCTCCTGCTGATCGCCGTCCTCGCCGCGATGGGGCTGGGCGCGCTCGCCCTGGTCCGCATGTTCGGCGTCGCCATGCTCGGCGCGCCGGCACGGCGCCGGGGCTTCCAGCCGGAGAAGGTCCGGGAGGCGCCCCGGGGCATGCGGACGCCCCTGATCGTCCTCGGCGGGATCAGCGTGGTGGTCGGCCTCGCCGGCATCCCCGGGATCCGCGCCACCTTCGGGAACGTGGTCTTCGCCGGGGCGACGCCCCAGCACGAGCCCTTCTCGGTGGTGGCGCTGCTGCTCACCGCGCTGCTGGGCACGGGTGGCGCCGCCGTCGGCTGGCAGATCTGGGCGCGGCGCGACCAGGCCGCCGCCGGGCTGGCGGCGCGGGTGGCCGCCGCGGTGCCGCTCGGTGCCGCCGCCGCCGCCCTCGAGCCGCTGCGGGCGCGGGCCGCCGAGCTGCTGATCACCCGCCCGGCCGCGCTGCCGCCGCTGCTGGAGCGCAGGGTCGTCGACCCGGTCACCGACGCCGTCGCCGACGGCCTGGAGGTCGCCGCCGGCGGCGCCCGCCGGCTGCAGACCGGCAGGCTCAGCAGCTACCTGCTGACCGCGGTCGCCGCCACCGCGCTGCTCGCCCTCGGGGTGACCCTCGCCGCCACCGGGCACCTCCCCGGCGTGGGGGCGTCCCGGTGA
- a CDS encoding lysylphosphatidylglycerol synthase transmembrane domain-containing protein, translated as MLGVAAIVTLIVALNPAQLARSVAGFRLWSIPGIIGLSMLYYLLQGLRWQPLLRAVGVRLPLGRTLLLNLAGQSTGLLPLGELTRAVLVSEATGGEFGAVVATITVQELVYTLIIVAAAVPGALGHRAAAGGIIAALVGTVVVLLILTNRALFRRVIGLVRRIPVVRGIVPQAEELQRDTVVLLRRWDTWVWSLLSLAGAIVAITLFWLVVDSLRPGFLSWQDAAFVYAVSHIVGAITLSPGGLGGFEASVAGLLIAVGADPGTAAAAALVQRAADKGLATLAGLIAFVFARRRYSFGGRDLFRHPAASG; from the coding sequence GTGCTCGGCGTGGCGGCGATCGTCACCCTGATCGTGGCCCTCAACCCGGCCCAGCTGGCGCGGTCGGTGGCCGGGTTCCGGCTCTGGTCGATCCCCGGGATCATCGGCCTGTCGATGCTCTACTACCTGCTCCAGGGGCTGCGCTGGCAGCCGCTGCTGCGGGCGGTCGGGGTGCGGCTTCCCCTCGGCCGGACCCTGCTGCTCAACCTGGCGGGCCAGTCGACCGGCCTGCTCCCCCTCGGCGAGCTCACCCGGGCGGTGCTGGTGAGCGAGGCGACCGGGGGCGAGTTCGGGGCGGTGGTCGCGACCATCACCGTGCAGGAGCTGGTCTACACCCTGATCATCGTCGCCGCGGCGGTGCCCGGCGCGCTCGGCCATCGCGCCGCCGCCGGGGGCATCATCGCCGCCCTGGTGGGGACGGTCGTGGTGCTCCTCATCCTCACCAACCGCGCCCTCTTCCGGAGGGTGATCGGCCTGGTCCGCCGCATCCCCGTGGTGCGCGGGATCGTCCCCCAGGCCGAGGAGCTGCAGCGCGACACCGTGGTGCTGCTGCGGCGCTGGGACACCTGGGTGTGGTCGCTGCTCAGCCTCGCCGGCGCGATCGTGGCGATCACCCTCTTCTGGCTGGTGGTCGACAGCCTCCGGCCGGGGTTCCTCAGCTGGCAGGACGCCGCCTTCGTCTACGCGGTCTCCCACATCGTCGGGGCGATCACCCTGAGCCCGGGCGGGCTCGGCGGGTTCGAGGCGAGCGTCGCCGGCCTGCTCATCGCCGTGGGCGCCGACCCGGGCACCGCCGCGGCGGCCGCACTGGTGCAGCGCGCCGCCGACAAGGGGCTGGCGACGCTCGCCGGGCTGATCGCCTTCGTCTTCGCCCGGCGCCGCTACTCGTTCGGGGGTCGCGACCTGTTCCGCCACCCGGCGGCGTCGGGGTAG
- a CDS encoding DegV family protein, which translates to MTSPRRRCALVVDSGAVIPAMPAQGVHVVPLRIVFGDRAFHDGVDMTSEEFYARLAGGETPTTSTPSPGEYLEAFRAAEADHVVCLTIPASLSAMHDSASLAARLLADEQRGCSVEVIDTGNAAAGHGLVARAAALLCAAGASSEAVRERVLQAGREVRMYGTLSTLQHLARSGRVPSIAAGISDLIGVRPIFELRDGQARRAALVRGQRMMLRTFQRLALEQHGESTAPVWLLVVHAAAAEAAALLRDALHQVLPVGRSEVASLTPVMGAYTGPGMTGFAAMPLRGLEAEGVP; encoded by the coding sequence GTGACATCCCCGCGCCGCCGCTGCGCCCTGGTGGTGGACAGCGGCGCGGTGATCCCGGCGATGCCGGCCCAGGGGGTCCACGTGGTGCCGCTGCGCATCGTCTTCGGCGATCGGGCCTTCCACGACGGCGTCGACATGACCTCCGAGGAGTTCTACGCCCGCCTCGCCGGGGGCGAGACCCCGACCACCTCGACGCCCAGCCCCGGTGAGTACCTCGAGGCCTTCCGGGCGGCGGAGGCCGACCACGTCGTCTGCCTGACCATCCCGGCCTCGCTGAGCGCGATGCACGACTCGGCCAGCCTCGCCGCCCGCCTGCTCGCCGACGAGCAGAGGGGCTGCAGCGTCGAGGTCATCGACACCGGCAACGCCGCCGCCGGTCACGGGCTGGTGGCCCGGGCGGCGGCCCTCCTCTGCGCCGCCGGGGCGTCCTCGGAGGCGGTGCGCGAGCGGGTGCTCCAGGCGGGGCGGGAGGTGCGGATGTACGGCACCCTCAGCACCCTCCAGCATCTCGCCCGCAGCGGCCGGGTCCCGTCGATCGCGGCGGGGATCTCCGACCTCATCGGGGTGCGGCCGATCTTCGAGCTCCGTGACGGCCAGGCACGCCGTGCCGCCCTGGTCCGGGGCCAGCGGATGATGCTGCGCACCTTCCAGCGGCTCGCCCTCGAGCAGCACGGCGAGAGCACCGCGCCGGTGTGGCTGCTCGTGGTCCACGCCGCCGCCGCCGAGGCGGCCGCCCTGCTCCGCGACGCCCTCCACCAGGTGCTGCCGGTGGGCCGCAGCGAGGTGGCGTCGCTCACCCCGGTGATGGGCGCCTACACCGGGCCGGGGATGACCGGGTTCGCGGCGATGCCGTTGCGGGGCCTCGAGGCCGAGGGCGTCCCCTGA
- a CDS encoding glycosyltransferase family 4 protein → MSAAGLRVAWFGHAEGRRADGLSTYSREQVGALAARGLEVRFISHDVDGDVVPAPSVRLRAVRVKTLTVSLPGSRERIERVLAELRPDIVHCSWSFSHLDGEIARMARAAGAATVATFHLPYAEPRSARGRVLRGLYRWHVRNLSAYDHCVALSEDQRQLITTAGYPADRVTVVHNAVDTAAISPGESDLRRRLGAAFVVAYMGRLDPEKRIPALVRSFLDLGWPDDHVLVIAGGGVHLRRLRRLVGDRPNVRILGVVTDPALRLELLRAADVYVLPSTAEGLALSMLEAMAAGCAVVATEAGEDGPALGDAGIRLPVTPLEPHLGNALCRLRDDPGLRAELGARARARVLDHYALSTGVDRLVDLYTRLRAARAAA, encoded by the coding sequence GTGAGCGCCGCGGGGCTGCGGGTGGCGTGGTTCGGGCACGCCGAGGGGCGCCGCGCCGACGGTCTGTCGACGTACAGCCGCGAGCAGGTCGGGGCGCTCGCCGCCCGCGGGCTCGAGGTCCGCTTCATCTCCCACGACGTCGACGGCGACGTGGTCCCGGCCCCGTCGGTGCGGCTCCGCGCGGTGCGGGTGAAGACCCTCACGGTGTCGCTCCCCGGGTCGCGGGAGCGGATCGAAAGGGTGCTCGCGGAGCTGCGCCCCGACATCGTCCACTGCTCCTGGAGCTTCTCCCACCTCGACGGCGAGATCGCCCGGATGGCGCGGGCCGCCGGGGCGGCCACCGTGGCCACCTTCCACCTGCCCTACGCCGAGCCCCGGAGCGCCCGGGGGCGGGTGCTCCGCGGCCTCTACCGCTGGCACGTGCGCAACCTCTCCGCCTACGACCACTGCGTCGCCCTCAGCGAGGACCAGCGCCAGCTCATCACCACCGCCGGCTACCCCGCCGACCGGGTCACGGTCGTCCACAACGCCGTCGACACCGCAGCGATCAGCCCCGGCGAGTCCGACCTCAGGCGGCGGCTCGGCGCCGCGTTCGTGGTCGCCTACATGGGCCGCCTCGATCCCGAGAAGCGCATCCCCGCGCTGGTCCGCAGCTTCCTCGACCTCGGCTGGCCCGACGACCACGTGCTGGTGATCGCCGGTGGCGGCGTCCACCTCCGGCGGCTGCGCCGGCTGGTCGGCGACCGTCCCAACGTGCGCATCCTCGGGGTGGTCACCGACCCGGCGCTGCGCCTCGAGCTGCTCCGCGCCGCCGACGTCTACGTGCTCCCGTCGACCGCCGAGGGGCTGGCCCTGAGCATGCTCGAGGCGATGGCGGCGGGCTGCGCGGTGGTCGCCACCGAGGCGGGGGAGGACGGTCCCGCCCTCGGCGACGCCGGCATCCGCCTCCCGGTGACCCCGCTCGAGCCCCATCTCGGCAACGCGCTGTGCCGGCTGCGCGACGATCCCGGGCTGCGCGCCGAGCTGGGGGCCCGGGCTCGCGCCCGGGTGCTGGACCACTACGCGCTCAGCACCGGTGTCGACCGGCTCGTCGACCTCTACACCCGGCTGCGCGCCGCCCGGGCGGCAGCGTGA
- a CDS encoding NADH-quinone oxidoreductase subunit M: MNALHLVLAATGATGATGTGTGTGTGTATTAGEFPTVLLSALIWTTAATMLVLLFLPERTDEQRGRLRLVALAGAAIPLLLATFGLNYQIGQDFIGGTTSFEEQRPWLTALPVVSNYHLGVDGISLPLLLLSTLLFVIAMIASWRVVAQLRLYLVLMLLMETGVNGVLCSMDYLVLVLFWGMQVLPAFLLVAMGGGAQRTRAAWRQLGFATVGLALLAATALLLAAKVNASPPSFDFVRDNTVKLSAGIGSLGFWLSFLGFALVLPVVPFHTWARDALAEATTPVAVLLRGTVMTLGGYGLMRVTLTAFPDASHRFGLVMVVVAVITALWGAVAALGQDDLRRLLAYGAVGQMGMVLLAIASASAIALNGAVLMLVADGLAGALLLLLAGAVQERTRTRSIARLGGLAGQMPKLAALWVLGGLTVIGLPFLAGFVAELMIFTGSFPVHRAATVIVMAGTLVTTGWVLWTMQRVFFGPSREAFTRLRDASTLELTYLLPLAIAVVILGLLPGRVLPVINNGVQSVVARFTGG; this comes from the coding sequence GTGAACGCGCTCCACCTGGTGCTCGCCGCCACCGGCGCCACCGGGGCGACCGGCACCGGCACCGGGACGGGCACCGGCACCGCCACCACCGCCGGCGAGTTCCCCACCGTCCTGCTCAGCGCGCTGATCTGGACCACCGCGGCCACGATGCTCGTGCTCCTGTTCCTGCCCGAACGCACCGACGAGCAGCGCGGCCGCCTCCGCCTCGTCGCCCTGGCGGGCGCGGCCATCCCCCTGCTTCTGGCCACCTTCGGCCTCAACTATCAGATCGGGCAGGACTTCATCGGCGGCACCACCTCGTTCGAGGAGCAGCGCCCCTGGCTGACCGCGCTGCCGGTGGTGAGCAACTACCACCTCGGCGTCGACGGCATCTCGCTGCCCCTGCTGCTGCTCAGCACCCTGCTCTTCGTGATCGCGATGATCGCCTCCTGGCGGGTGGTCGCCCAGCTGCGTCTCTACCTCGTCCTCATGCTGCTGATGGAGACCGGCGTCAACGGCGTGCTCTGCTCGATGGACTACCTCGTGCTGGTGCTCTTCTGGGGGATGCAGGTGCTCCCCGCCTTCCTGCTCGTCGCCATGGGCGGGGGAGCGCAGCGGACCCGCGCCGCCTGGCGCCAGCTCGGCTTCGCCACCGTGGGGCTGGCGCTGCTGGCGGCCACCGCGCTGCTGCTCGCCGCCAAGGTGAACGCCAGCCCGCCCAGCTTCGACTTCGTCCGTGACAACACCGTGAAGCTGAGCGCGGGCATCGGCTCCCTGGGGTTCTGGCTCAGCTTCCTCGGCTTCGCCCTGGTGCTGCCGGTGGTGCCGTTCCACACCTGGGCGCGCGACGCCCTCGCCGAGGCCACCACCCCGGTGGCGGTGCTGCTGCGGGGCACGGTGATGACCCTCGGCGGCTACGGTCTGATGCGCGTCACCCTCACCGCCTTCCCCGACGCCTCCCACCGCTTCGGCCTGGTGATGGTCGTGGTGGCGGTGATCACCGCGCTCTGGGGGGCGGTCGCCGCCCTCGGCCAGGACGACCTGCGCCGGCTGCTCGCATACGGGGCGGTGGGTCAGATGGGGATGGTGCTCCTCGCCATCGCCAGCGCCTCGGCGATCGCCCTCAACGGCGCCGTGCTCATGCTGGTCGCCGACGGCCTCGCCGGCGCGCTCCTGCTGCTGCTCGCCGGTGCGGTGCAGGAGCGCACCCGCACCCGGAGCATCGCCCGCCTGGGCGGGCTCGCCGGGCAGATGCCGAAGCTCGCCGCCCTCTGGGTGCTGGGCGGCCTCACCGTGATCGGGCTGCCCTTCCTCGCCGGCTTCGTCGCCGAGCTGATGATCTTCACCGGCAGCTTCCCGGTGCACCGCGCGGCCACGGTCATCGTGATGGCGGGCACGCTGGTCACCACCGGCTGGGTGCTCTGGACGATGCAGCGGGTCTTCTTCGGCCCCAGCCGCGAGGCGTTCACCCGGCTGCGGGACGCCAGCACCCTGGAGCTGACCTACCTGCTGCCCCTGGCCATCGCGGTGGTCATCCTCGGCCTGCTGCCGGGGCGCGTCCTCCCGGTGATCAACAACGGCGTGCAGTCGGTCGTCGCACGCTTCACCGGAGGCTGA
- a CDS encoding NADH-quinone oxidoreductase subunit N, protein MHGSSLRLAVDLIPEGILLLGALLLGSLALRRAARPRPVRLITVVALLAAGAIQLTYLRGMPDAGYRAYSDGLVVDRYTTFLVPVMCFLALLAVATSGPLLSRIATHVAEYHALILLAVLGGSLLVAAREMAALWVALELLSVCLAVLVAMVKTDRRGSEAAVKQLVIGAAASAVLLYGFALLYGVGGSTVLVDVASGIRHASPAAALGMGLVVCALLTKLGAVPFHQWLPDGLRGAPAPVAALTLGVGGTAVAGSLARVVTATFVDLTSTWTALVALVAAVSLLYGNLAALTQGSLRRLIGLLAAGQTGFLLLGLLGSAPDQKGVAALIFALATGGLTVAGMFAVLAVLEGVVDDDLGSLRGLGRRSPLAAAMLALGVVSLVGAPPMIGFFAKLFLLESAVLAGYAWLVLIALVASVIGAVSAARLLRLMFVDQPAEGAAPLPSAGGMVRAVIGLCALGTVLLGAAAQPLFSLASGGAGSIH, encoded by the coding sequence ATGCACGGATCGTCGCTCCGCCTCGCCGTCGACCTCATCCCCGAGGGCATCCTGCTGCTCGGCGCGCTGCTCCTCGGCTCCCTCGCGCTGCGCCGCGCGGCGCGGCCGCGGCCGGTGCGGCTGATCACCGTCGTGGCCCTGCTGGCCGCGGGGGCGATCCAGCTCACCTACCTTCGGGGCATGCCCGACGCCGGCTACCGCGCCTACTCCGACGGGCTGGTCGTCGACCGCTACACCACCTTCCTGGTGCCGGTGATGTGCTTCCTCGCGCTCCTCGCGGTGGCCACCTCGGGGCCGCTGCTGTCGCGCATCGCCACCCACGTCGCCGAGTACCACGCGCTGATCCTTCTCGCGGTCCTCGGCGGCTCCCTGCTGGTGGCGGCGCGCGAGATGGCGGCGCTCTGGGTGGCCCTGGAGCTGCTCTCGGTCTGCCTCGCGGTGCTGGTGGCGATGGTCAAGACCGACCGCCGCGGCAGCGAGGCGGCGGTCAAGCAGCTGGTGATCGGCGCCGCCGCCAGCGCCGTCCTCCTCTACGGCTTCGCGCTCCTCTACGGCGTCGGCGGGAGCACGGTGCTCGTCGACGTGGCCAGCGGCATCCGCCACGCCTCGCCGGCGGCGGCGCTGGGGATGGGGCTGGTGGTCTGCGCCCTGCTCACCAAGCTCGGCGCCGTCCCCTTCCATCAGTGGCTGCCCGACGGCCTCCGGGGAGCGCCCGCCCCGGTGGCCGCGCTCACCCTGGGGGTGGGCGGCACCGCGGTCGCGGGGTCGCTGGCGCGGGTGGTGACCGCCACCTTCGTCGACCTCACCTCGACCTGGACGGCGCTGGTGGCGCTGGTGGCGGCGGTCAGCCTCCTCTACGGCAACCTCGCCGCGCTCACCCAGGGCAGCCTGCGCCGGCTGATCGGCCTGCTGGCCGCGGGACAGACCGGGTTCCTGCTGCTCGGGCTGCTCGGCTCCGCCCCCGACCAGAAGGGGGTCGCCGCGCTGATCTTCGCGCTCGCCACCGGCGGCCTCACCGTCGCCGGGATGTTCGCCGTGCTCGCCGTGCTCGAGGGGGTCGTCGACGACGACCTGGGCAGCCTCCGCGGCCTCGGCCGTCGCAGCCCGCTGGCCGCCGCCATGCTCGCCCTCGGAGTGGTGTCGCTGGTCGGCGCGCCGCCGATGATCGGCTTCTTCGCCAAGCTCTTCCTGCTCGAGTCGGCGGTCCTCGCCGGCTACGCCTGGCTGGTGCTGATCGCCCTCGTGGCCTCGGTGATCGGCGCGGTCTCGGCGGCGCGGCTGCTGCGGCTGATGTTCGTGGACCAGCCCGCGGAGGGGGCCGCTCCGCTGCCCTCGGCCGGCGGGATGGTGCGTGCCGTCATCGGCCTCTGCGCGCTCGGCACGGTGCTCCTCGGGGCCGCCGCCCAGCCGCTCTTCAGCCTCGCCTCAGGTGGCGCCGGGTCGATCCACTGA